The sequence GCGTTGAGTCGGCCGCTGAAGTACGGCCCGTAGAGGGTGTCGAGCAGCTCTTCGGAGGTCCACCGCGGCTGGATGAGCTCCAGGCGGCCGTCGCGCCGGATCATGACTTCCGCCGGCAAGGGCCGCAGGTTGTAGAGCGAGGCCATCGCCATGCCGTAGGCGCCGGTGTCCAGGATAGCCAGCAAATCGCCCGGTCGGATAGCCGGCAACTGCCGGTCCCGCGCCAGGATATCGCCCGACTCGCAAATGTTGCCGACCACGGTATAGGCATCGATGGGGCCCTCGGGATGGGTGAGATTCACGATCTCGTGGTAGGCGCCGTACATCGCCGGCCGGATGAGGTGAGCCATGCCGGAGTCCGTGCCGGCATACGTCACACCATACGCTTCTTTCAGGGTCGTCGCCTGCACCACCAGCGTCCCGCACTCGGCCACCAGGAATCGGCCGGGTTCGAACCAGCATTCGATGCCGGCCGGCAACCGGTCCAATAGAGGTTCTACGATGCCCTCCTGGAAATTTTCGAGGTCGAGCGCCTGCTCCTCCGCCCGATAGGGGATGTTGAAGCCGCCGCCAAAGTTTATGAAGGCGAGATCGGAAAATCGCACCGCGGCGTCCAACAGCAGCTCCATGGTGTCCCGGAGGACGTGCATCGAGGCGATCCCGCTACCGATATGCTGGTGGATGCCGGTCACGCGCAGACGATATCGTTTCGCCATGTCCAACACGTCTCCGATGGCCTCGATGGGAATGCCGAACTTGGTATGTTTGCCGGCCGTGACGACGTGTTCGTGGTGTCCTGAACCGATCGACGGGTTGAGCCGCACACACACAGCCGCCCCGGGAAACGCCCGGCCCAGCGCCTCCAGCCGCGACAGCTCCCCGATATTCATCAGGATCCCCTGCGCCGCGATCTCGGCCATCTCGGCATCGTTCATGTTGTTCGCCGAGTAGAGCAGCTCCTCGGGCGCAAATCCAACCCGTCGCGCCAGGGCCAGCTCCGCCGGCGACACGGCGTCGATGCCAAATCCTTCATCCCGGATCACCGCAAGTACGGCCGGATGGGCATTGGCCTTCATCGCATACAACAGACGTAGCGGCAACCCCGCCAGATGGGTGCGCAGGGCCTGGCATTGCCGCTGGATGATACGCTCGTCATACACATAGACGGGGGTTCCAAACGCGCCGGCAGCCTCGATCAGCCGATCCGGGTCGGCGGGCGTCTTGGTCGGAAAGGGGGTAGCCATGGGTCAGGGCGTTGAAA is a genomic window of Rhodothermales bacterium containing:
- the lysA gene encoding diaminopimelate decarboxylase yields the protein MATPFPTKTPADPDRLIEAAGAFGTPVYVYDERIIQRQCQALRTHLAGLPLRLLYAMKANAHPAVLAVIRDEGFGIDAVSPAELALARRVGFAPEELLYSANNMNDAEMAEIAAQGILMNIGELSRLEALGRAFPGAAVCVRLNPSIGSGHHEHVVTAGKHTKFGIPIEAIGDVLDMAKRYRLRVTGIHQHIGSGIASMHVLRDTMELLLDAAVRFSDLAFINFGGGFNIPYRAEEQALDLENFQEGIVEPLLDRLPAGIECWFEPGRFLVAECGTLVVQATTLKEAYGVTYAGTDSGMAHLIRPAMYGAYHEIVNLTHPEGPIDAYTVVGNICESGDILARDRQLPAIRPGDLLAILDTGAYGMAMASLYNLRPLPAEVMIRRDGRLELIQPRWTSEELLDTLYGPYFSGRLNA